From Rhodococcus sp. B7740, one genomic window encodes:
- a CDS encoding GlsB/YeaQ/YmgE family stress response membrane protein: MLGLGFIGWIIIGGLAGWIGSKIMKTDAQMGIILNIVVGVIGGLIGGYLLKVFGVDVEGGGLIFSFITCILGAVILLFLVKLVTGRSRV; encoded by the coding sequence ATGTTGGGTCTCGGATTCATCGGCTGGATCATCATCGGCGGACTCGCAGGGTGGATCGGCAGCAAGATCATGAAGACGGATGCTCAGATGGGCATCATCCTGAACATCGTCGTCGGCGTCATCGGTGGCCTCATCGGTGGATACCTGCTGAAGGTCTTCGGCGTCGACGTCGAAGGTGGCGGACTGATCTTCAGCTTCATCACCTGCATCCTCGGCGCAGTCATCCTGCTGTTCCTGGTCAAGCTCGTGACAGGTCGCAGCCGCGTCTGA
- a CDS encoding UBP-type zinc finger domain-containing protein — MTIEGIDPKVPPSGPGCVECTQTQGWWVHLRRCAQCGHIGCCDSSPSQHASKHAESTRHQFVRSYEPGEDWFYNYADEQMYDGPELAPPQHHPLDQTVPGPRERVPSNWQALIN, encoded by the coding sequence ATGACCATCGAAGGCATCGACCCGAAGGTCCCACCGTCGGGCCCGGGCTGTGTGGAGTGCACGCAAACGCAAGGGTGGTGGGTGCATCTGCGTCGGTGCGCGCAGTGCGGCCATATCGGGTGTTGCGACTCCTCACCGTCGCAGCACGCCAGTAAGCATGCGGAGTCCACCCGGCACCAGTTCGTGCGCAGTTACGAGCCCGGCGAGGACTGGTTCTACAACTATGCCGACGAGCAGATGTACGACGGCCCCGAACTGGCTCCGCCGCAACATCATCCGCTCGATCAGACGGTGCCCGGGCCGCGTGAGCGGGTGCCGTCGAACTGGCAGGCCCTGATCAATTGA
- a CDS encoding ATP-binding protein, whose amino-acid sequence MSAQERSPRSDQSGLACDPEELRTLFLFEHLSDSQLAELCRDGRIETIEPGPVYAEGDPATCFYVLMDGAVVLSKLSGGEDLVVNRTSQRGVYAGAWQAYLGDRVPQTYQGSMRVTERSRFFVLDAECFASIVREWFPMALHLLEGLFFGNQNTKQIVEQRERLLALGSLSAGLTHELNNPAAAAVRATSALRNRVAHMRQKLAMIAGGTLDRGSMAHLVGLQNEAVELVAKAPKLTAMEASDREDELGEWFEDKGIGDGWDLAPTFVSAGLDVPWLDKVAATVDDPTMLEGAIGWLNYTVETELLMNEIADSTTRISTLVGAAKQYSQMDRAPYQTVDVRELLDSTLIMLGRKIGDEIRVVKDYDPAVPPIPVYAAELNQVWTNLIDNAVQAMAGAGVEPAGTTPKEKGVLTVRTSLDEDQVQIEICDTGPGVPQEIRSRIFEPFFTTKPVGEGTGLGLDISWRIVVKKHQGDLRVVSEPGDTRFIVRLPVDPATEEAT is encoded by the coding sequence GTGAGCGCGCAGGAGCGGAGCCCGCGGAGTGACCAGAGTGGGCTCGCGTGTGATCCGGAGGAGTTGCGGACGCTGTTCCTGTTCGAGCATCTCTCCGACTCGCAGCTGGCGGAGCTGTGTCGGGACGGACGCATCGAAACGATCGAACCCGGGCCGGTGTACGCGGAGGGCGATCCGGCGACGTGTTTCTACGTGTTGATGGACGGTGCCGTCGTGCTCTCCAAGCTCTCGGGCGGGGAGGATCTGGTGGTCAACCGGACCTCCCAGCGGGGGGTGTACGCGGGTGCCTGGCAGGCGTACCTGGGTGATCGGGTGCCGCAGACGTACCAGGGTTCGATGCGGGTGACCGAGCGCTCCCGGTTCTTCGTGCTCGACGCCGAGTGCTTCGCGTCCATCGTGCGGGAATGGTTCCCGATGGCGCTGCACCTGCTCGAGGGTCTGTTCTTCGGCAATCAGAACACCAAGCAGATAGTGGAACAACGAGAACGCCTGTTGGCGTTGGGTTCTCTGTCTGCCGGGTTGACGCACGAGCTGAACAATCCGGCAGCTGCTGCGGTGCGGGCTACGTCGGCGTTGCGGAATCGGGTGGCGCACATGCGGCAGAAGTTGGCGATGATCGCCGGCGGCACTCTCGATCGCGGCAGCATGGCGCATCTGGTCGGACTGCAGAACGAGGCCGTGGAGTTGGTGGCCAAGGCTCCGAAGCTGACCGCGATGGAGGCGTCGGACCGCGAGGACGAACTCGGAGAATGGTTCGAGGACAAGGGTATCGGGGACGGTTGGGATCTGGCTCCGACGTTCGTCTCGGCCGGTCTGGATGTGCCGTGGCTCGACAAGGTTGCTGCGACGGTGGACGATCCGACGATGCTGGAGGGTGCGATCGGGTGGCTCAACTACACCGTCGAAACCGAGCTGTTGATGAACGAGATCGCGGATTCGACCACGCGCATCTCCACGCTCGTCGGTGCAGCGAAACAGTATTCGCAGATGGACCGCGCGCCGTACCAGACCGTCGACGTGCGGGAATTGCTCGACAGCACTTTGATCATGTTGGGCCGCAAGATCGGTGACGAGATTCGGGTGGTGAAGGACTACGACCCCGCGGTTCCGCCCATCCCGGTCTACGCAGCCGAACTCAACCAGGTGTGGACGAACCTGATCGACAATGCCGTGCAGGCGATGGCAGGCGCGGGAGTGGAGCCTGCAGGAACGACCCCGAAAGAGAAGGGGGTGTTGACGGTGCGGACATCGTTGGACGAGGATCAGGTTCAGATCGAGATCTGTGATACCGGACCCGGTGTGCCGCAGGAGATTCGGTCGCGGATCTTCGAGCCGTTCTTCACCACCAAACCGGTCGGCGAAGGTACGGGTCTCGGTCTGGACATCTCGTGGCGGATCGTGGTGAAGAAGCACCAGGGTGATCTGCGAGTGGTGTCCGAACCGGGCGACACACGGTTCATCGTTCGGCTGCCCGTCGACCCGGCCACAGAGGAGGCAACATGA
- a CDS encoding phosphatidylserine decarboxylase — MARRPAPIGQPPRTGAAHIVDLVRETVPPLHPAGLPFVGGPLAVAVLGRRSKWVRNAGLVAAGACATFFRHPSRVPPNRPGVVVAPADGLVTLVDTAVPPAELDLGSQPVPRVSIFLSVLDVHVQRVPVAGRVVEVVHRRGQFKSADLAEASEVNERNSMHVRTDSGQDVAVVQIAGLIARRIINNAKVGDALSIGDTYGLIRFGSRVDTYFPAGTTLLVERGQRAVGAETVLAELPQ; from the coding sequence GTGGCACGCCGTCCCGCCCCGATTGGTCAACCGCCCCGCACTGGAGCGGCTCACATCGTCGACCTGGTCCGTGAAACGGTTCCACCGCTCCACCCCGCAGGCCTGCCGTTCGTCGGTGGTCCGCTCGCCGTCGCCGTTCTCGGCCGCCGATCCAAGTGGGTTCGCAACGCCGGCCTCGTCGCCGCCGGAGCCTGCGCCACCTTCTTCCGCCACCCGTCGCGGGTGCCACCGAACCGCCCCGGCGTCGTCGTCGCTCCCGCCGACGGCCTGGTCACCCTCGTCGATACCGCCGTCCCGCCCGCCGAGCTCGATCTGGGCTCGCAGCCGGTTCCTCGCGTGAGCATCTTCCTCTCGGTCCTCGACGTGCACGTCCAGCGCGTTCCCGTCGCCGGTCGAGTGGTGGAGGTCGTGCATCGCCGAGGCCAGTTCAAGTCCGCAGACCTTGCCGAGGCCAGCGAGGTCAACGAGCGCAACAGCATGCACGTCAGGACCGACTCCGGTCAGGACGTCGCCGTCGTGCAGATCGCCGGTCTCATTGCTCGACGCATCATCAACAACGCCAAGGTGGGCGACGCCCTGTCGATCGGCGACACGTACGGCCTGATCCGATTCGGTTCCCGCGTCGACACCTACTTCCCCGCGGGCACCACACTGCTGGTCGAACGCGGTCAACGCGCCGTCGGCGCCGAGACGGTCCTCGCCGAGCTTCCACAGTAG
- a CDS encoding DJ-1/PfpI family protein, protein MSRSIAIVLFDDVEVLDACGPFEVFSVANRVADRAGSARPFEVSLVGIDDRPVVARGGMRIGVDTTIDDPRAYDVVVIPGGVIDAVEKNARVLEWLQRTRPGAELVASVCTGAFVLAAAGLLDTRPVTTHWEDLEQLSARWPALVVHEAVRYIDHGDLATSAGISAGLDLALHLVARWAGADHALATASQMDYDWSGAEHP, encoded by the coding sequence ATGAGCAGAAGCATTGCAATTGTCTTGTTCGACGATGTCGAGGTACTCGATGCGTGCGGGCCGTTCGAGGTGTTCTCGGTGGCGAATCGAGTGGCCGACCGTGCCGGGAGTGCACGACCTTTCGAGGTGAGTCTCGTGGGGATCGATGACAGGCCGGTCGTCGCCAGGGGTGGAATGAGGATCGGGGTGGACACCACGATCGACGATCCGAGGGCATACGACGTCGTCGTGATTCCCGGCGGTGTCATCGATGCCGTCGAGAAGAACGCCCGAGTGCTGGAGTGGTTGCAGCGCACTCGGCCCGGTGCGGAGTTGGTCGCGTCGGTGTGCACCGGTGCGTTCGTGCTCGCCGCAGCGGGTTTGCTCGACACACGCCCGGTCACCACGCACTGGGAGGATCTGGAGCAACTGTCCGCTCGATGGCCTGCGCTCGTCGTCCACGAGGCCGTTCGATACATCGACCACGGCGATCTGGCGACCTCGGCGGGTATCAGCGCCGGTCTGGATCTGGCGTTGCACCTGGTCGCGCGGTGGGCGGGAGCGGATCATGCTCTCGCCACCGCGAGCCAGATGGATTACGACTGGTCAGGCGCTGAGCACCCGTAG
- a CDS encoding GOLPH3/VPS74 family protein, producing MIAEDLLLLLLDDDSGKPLADSTKLPRVLAGALVVELAMGGSLRITGPGEQTKKDHVVVAGAPPADVLLRRVFDLVASASRPMKPQKVIEKSQKNLSKELIARLVAQGFVAENKAKVLGLFPTTTWPARDTSHEKVLRDSLRGALVDGTTPSPHTAALISLISAVDLTHKVIVDADKKLLKQRAKQVAEGEWAGAAVRKAVSDVNAAVMAAVMVPVIVSTTSS from the coding sequence TTGATCGCAGAGGACCTCCTGTTGCTGTTGCTCGACGACGACTCGGGCAAGCCGCTGGCCGACAGCACGAAGTTACCGCGGGTGCTGGCCGGTGCCCTGGTGGTCGAGCTCGCGATGGGTGGGTCGTTGCGCATCACCGGCCCCGGCGAGCAGACGAAGAAAGATCACGTGGTCGTCGCAGGAGCGCCCCCCGCCGACGTCCTGCTGCGTCGAGTGTTCGATCTCGTGGCATCGGCGTCGCGGCCGATGAAGCCGCAGAAGGTGATCGAGAAGTCGCAGAAGAATCTGTCGAAGGAGTTGATCGCTCGGTTGGTGGCCCAGGGTTTCGTCGCCGAGAACAAGGCCAAGGTGTTGGGGCTGTTCCCGACCACTACGTGGCCTGCTCGTGACACCTCGCACGAGAAGGTGTTGCGAGATTCCCTACGCGGCGCGCTCGTCGACGGGACTACGCCGTCGCCCCACACGGCTGCGCTGATCTCGTTGATCTCGGCGGTGGACCTGACGCACAAGGTGATAGTGGATGCGGACAAGAAGCTGCTGAAACAGAGGGCGAAGCAGGTCGCCGAGGGGGAATGGGCAGGCGCGGCTGTGCGCAAGGCCGTCTCGGATGTGAACGCTGCGGTGATGGCCGCGGTGATGGTGCCCGTCATCGTGTCGACCACGAGCAGCTGA
- a CDS encoding DUF1801 domain-containing protein — protein MNENLTRPTDVPAEDFLAAVEHPVRRADGLALAEMMGRVTGQPAVMWGPTMVGFGAYHYTTGSGRRGESLVVGFSPRKANLSVYGATYAPESDSLLERLGKHKRGAGCLYVNKLADVDIAILEQLVAHNYAYILGRP, from the coding sequence TTGAACGAGAACCTGACTCGACCCACCGATGTACCGGCCGAGGATTTTCTGGCCGCTGTCGAACATCCGGTTCGCCGCGCGGACGGTCTCGCCCTGGCCGAGATGATGGGTCGGGTGACCGGGCAGCCGGCGGTGATGTGGGGGCCGACGATGGTGGGTTTCGGTGCCTACCATTACACGACGGGCAGTGGCCGTCGGGGCGAGAGTCTCGTCGTGGGGTTCTCCCCACGTAAGGCGAATCTGTCGGTGTACGGCGCGACGTACGCCCCGGAATCGGATTCACTGCTCGAACGCCTGGGCAAGCACAAGCGAGGCGCAGGTTGCCTGTACGTGAACAAGCTCGCCGATGTGGACATAGCGATTCTCGAGCAACTGGTGGCTCACAACTACGCGTACATCCTGGGTAGACCTTGA
- a CDS encoding CDP-alcohol phosphatidyltransferase family protein, whose translation MITRRAKPPAAIRLLPSVVTILALCSGLSAVKFALDGQLGTALAMIGAAAILDALDGRIARLLDATSKIGAELDSLSDAISFGVAPALVLYVTLLEGSSGGWIVALVYAVSIVLRLARFNTLLDEDDTPAYAREYFTGVPAPAGALIAMAPIAGFEQFGDGWWASFYVVAGWSILTAGLIVSRIPTLALKTVSVPPRLAAILLVLVALLAAALITFPLILLMGLVLAYLVHIPFAVRSQRWTAARPYTWDAKPAERRAERRAIRRAPGNNRRSQARLGLRRPRS comes from the coding sequence ATGATCACCAGACGCGCCAAGCCGCCTGCTGCCATCCGTCTGCTCCCATCCGTCGTCACGATTCTCGCGCTGTGCTCGGGCCTGTCCGCGGTCAAGTTCGCCCTCGACGGGCAGCTCGGCACTGCGCTGGCCATGATCGGTGCCGCTGCGATACTCGACGCGTTGGACGGCCGCATCGCTCGACTGCTCGACGCCACCAGCAAGATCGGTGCCGAACTGGACTCGCTGTCCGACGCCATCTCGTTCGGTGTGGCCCCGGCTCTGGTGCTGTACGTGACACTGCTCGAGGGCAGCAGCGGCGGCTGGATCGTCGCACTGGTCTACGCCGTGAGCATCGTGCTCCGTCTCGCGCGCTTCAACACTCTGCTCGACGAGGACGACACGCCTGCCTACGCGCGCGAGTACTTCACCGGAGTTCCTGCTCCCGCCGGAGCGCTCATCGCCATGGCACCGATCGCGGGCTTCGAGCAATTCGGCGACGGTTGGTGGGCCTCGTTCTACGTGGTCGCCGGGTGGTCGATCCTCACCGCCGGTCTGATCGTCAGCCGCATCCCCACGTTGGCGCTCAAGACGGTCTCGGTGCCGCCGCGGCTCGCCGCGATCCTGCTGGTGCTCGTCGCGCTGCTCGCCGCCGCGCTCATCACCTTCCCGCTGATCCTGCTGATGGGCTTGGTGCTGGCCTACCTGGTGCACATCCCGTTCGCGGTGCGCTCGCAACGCTGGACTGCCGCGCGCCCGTACACCTGGGACGCCAAGCCTGCCGAGCGCCGCGCAGAGCGTCGGGCCATCCGACGCGCACCGGGCAACAATCGCCGGTCGCAGGCTCGTCTGGGACTGCGTCGACCTCGCAGCTAG
- a CDS encoding DUF1206 domain-containing protein has translation MASSVQNNGAFEKAARAGHFVSGVLHILIGYIAVRLAFGQAGNADQSGALAELADKPGGRIALWVAVVAFVALALWRIVEAIVGKKSDADAGSAMDRLKAAALAVVYIAFAFSTYGFATGSGKSSGQQNAGWSARLMESGGGKLVLIAVALVVIGVGGYHVYKGVSRNFLDDLEGHRSGAVVKLGIAGYAAKGTALMGAGLLVVVAVMQSDPSKATGIDGALKTLGSQPYGQVLLILAGVGIALYGLYAFVLARFARM, from the coding sequence GTGGCCAGTTCCGTACAGAACAACGGAGCATTCGAGAAAGCGGCGCGAGCCGGTCACTTCGTCAGCGGAGTGCTGCACATTCTGATCGGATACATCGCGGTTCGGTTGGCATTCGGCCAGGCAGGCAATGCAGACCAGTCCGGTGCACTCGCCGAATTGGCCGACAAGCCCGGCGGGAGGATTGCGCTCTGGGTGGCGGTGGTCGCATTCGTGGCGTTGGCGCTGTGGCGCATCGTCGAAGCGATCGTCGGCAAGAAGTCCGACGCCGACGCAGGCAGTGCGATGGACCGTCTCAAGGCTGCCGCGCTGGCCGTCGTCTACATCGCGTTCGCTTTCTCGACCTACGGCTTCGCTACCGGCTCGGGCAAGTCGAGCGGGCAGCAGAACGCCGGCTGGTCCGCCCGATTGATGGAATCCGGCGGCGGCAAACTCGTGCTCATTGCTGTCGCGCTGGTCGTCATCGGCGTCGGCGGATACCACGTCTACAAGGGCGTTTCGAGGAACTTCCTCGACGATCTCGAAGGCCACCGGAGCGGGGCCGTCGTCAAACTCGGCATCGCCGGATACGCCGCGAAGGGCACTGCCCTCATGGGTGCCGGACTTCTCGTCGTGGTGGCCGTTATGCAGTCCGATCCGTCGAAGGCCACCGGCATCGACGGTGCCCTCAAGACCCTCGGCTCACAGCCCTACGGTCAGGTTCTGCTGATCCTCGCCGGAGTGGGCATCGCGCTCTACGGGCTCTATGCCTTCGTACTGGCTCGCTTCGCTCGCATGTGA
- a CDS encoding SRPBCC family protein, whose amino-acid sequence MSKTLEATIDIAASPETVWSIVSDLQRMGEWSPQCKKMKVFGGPVGKGTKTLNVNRKGMLVWPTTSKVVTFEPNRELAFRVVENKTIWSYTLTPTATGTTVVEKREAPSGTSAVSSLLVKRVLGGIDEFDVELVEGMNSTLRRIKVESEKLGRK is encoded by the coding sequence TTGAGCAAGACTCTCGAAGCCACGATCGACATCGCCGCGAGCCCCGAGACCGTATGGTCCATCGTCTCGGACCTGCAGCGCATGGGTGAGTGGAGCCCGCAGTGCAAGAAGATGAAGGTCTTCGGCGGACCGGTCGGCAAGGGCACCAAGACGCTCAACGTCAATCGCAAGGGGATGCTCGTCTGGCCCACGACCTCCAAGGTCGTCACCTTCGAGCCCAACCGTGAACTCGCGTTCCGCGTCGTCGAGAACAAGACGATCTGGTCCTACACCCTCACACCGACCGCGACCGGAACGACCGTGGTCGAGAAGCGGGAGGCACCCAGCGGCACGTCGGCGGTGTCGTCGTTGCTGGTCAAGCGTGTCCTCGGCGGCATCGACGAGTTCGACGTCGAACTGGTCGAGGGTATGAACAGCACCCTGCGCCGCATCAAGGTCGAGAGCGAGAAGCTGGGAAGAAAATAA
- a CDS encoding DoxX family protein, with protein sequence MFIATVVVSVLLAVALTFSAIGKLTKNPSVIPMLEQVGVPADKIPWLAYVEILGAVGLLVGLAVWPIGVAAAVGVILYFVGAVAAHLRAKDKEFAPAAGLAVFAIVALVLRVLSA encoded by the coding sequence ATGTTCATCGCAACCGTCGTCGTCTCGGTTCTGCTCGCCGTCGCGCTCACGTTCTCCGCCATCGGGAAACTGACGAAGAATCCCTCCGTCATCCCCATGCTCGAACAGGTCGGCGTCCCCGCCGACAAGATCCCCTGGCTCGCCTACGTCGAAATCCTCGGAGCCGTCGGCCTGCTGGTCGGATTGGCCGTCTGGCCCATCGGCGTCGCAGCCGCGGTCGGCGTCATCCTCTACTTCGTCGGAGCCGTTGCCGCCCACCTTCGCGCCAAGGACAAGGAATTCGCACCCGCCGCCGGACTGGCCGTGTTCGCGATCGTCGCGCTGGTGCTACGGGTGCTCAGCGCCTGA